Sequence from the Thunnus maccoyii chromosome 11, fThuMac1.1, whole genome shotgun sequence genome:
TGGAAAGGCTCCAACACCCAGCTGGATGGCCTGCCCCTGTCCCCGACTGCACTCTCTCCTGCTCAGGGACGGCTGTTCGGACGACCCCTGAGCTCTGTCTGCTCTCCAGACCACGGCCTGCCCAAGCCTGTCATGGTGAGCTGAGTGGAGGTCACATAGGCCAGCAGGAGGGGTCAGGACCCACTCTGGAAGGGTCACAGGATGATTTAGGGCTTGATAGTGAACTGTATAGGAGATGTAGGGGTATGGGGAAATAGATTCATTTTAGATACCAAATTCTTTTCCTGTTACTGTTTGAGGAAGCAATCGCCATCTGCTCATATAAGAGTgtatgatactgtatgtgtcagaTAAATGGATTAAactgtaataaacatttattccattttttcAATTAGCAGTCCAGATTCAACACTATATTTATACGCCCAGCTTGGCACTATAAAGAGCCAAGCTGGATGCATGTGGAAGCATGTTGAGCATATTGTACTTTAAAGATTACATAAAATACTCTAAATAAGGGTATCATTTCTGATTTGCAAGTAcaaatttgtcagttttgttttatatggTAACGGGAGTCACTATTAATGGATgttatgtatacagtatattcttacAATCTAATGAACTGTAGTTCTTGAAAAACCATTTCAGTTTGGTCTCCATTGAGTTCTTCTTTTCTTATAGTAAAACCCAATTTAAAGGCTGCAAAGCATCTCAATTTCCCCTAACTTCCAAACAGCAGGGTTTAAATAAGCTAAACTTTCCAATgtcagcaatttaaaaaaaaatacggATAAAAAGATACTTTGAAGAGATTTCATGTCCTTAACCCTCCATCCCTCTGTTCCCTCCAGGACATGTTGGTGTTCCTGTACCTGGAGGGGCCCTACACCAGAGGCGTCTTCAGGCGGTCAGCAGGAGCTAAAACCTGCCGGGAGCTGCGGGACAGACTAGATGGAGGGACAGAGGATCCGGAGATCACACACCAGTCTGTGTTCGTCATCGCTGCTGTTCtgaaggtaacacacacacacacacacacacacacaaccatgcTCAGATATGCCCCGTTTAAACTTGTTTGAAACCAGACAACAGAGAGCAGGGACGACTGATGTTTTTCCAAAGTCACATAAGTCCAGACAGGATAATCTGTCTCTGCACAGCCAGGCAGGCTGCCAGTCAGACACACAAGGTGCAGCATTGTTCAGCATCCAGGCCAAACAGCCACTGCAGTGTCGGGCATCCAGGGAGCAGCTGAGGTGATTCCAGTTTCTTAGCGAGCAGATTCATCTCCTGTCTTTGTCGTGTTCTACCTGTTTTCTGCACAGCTGACAGGAGAGAGCCTCGCCTACTACAAAAACAACGTTGCTGTCGGTTGATTAGtccactgacagaaaatgaacaatTCTCAGTTGTAGTAGTAACCAAGTCACTGCTCaagtaaaaatacagcaccatgGATGAggataaaacaatatatattaaatggtaaaatagTGTCtttatgttgtctttttaaCTTCTTTGACTTTGTTGATAGTGTGAAGCTGTAATATTGATTAATATCTTTGCTCTTATTAACCttttatttctaatattttgacAAATATATTAGAAATTTTATGATATATATCTTATTGGGGTTGTAGAAAATTGGAATAAAAAGTACAGAAAAGTATGAAATAAACAAGCAGTGAGCAACAGTGTGGCAAGTTTTGCTCTTTttgtttaagtaaaaatacaaaaaatagcTGCTAACAGCTTTTCAACTGTAgaatgtgctgtttttttctgttttatatcattaatCAAAGGCctttggattttttgctgctgttaagAAGTGAACAATTACAAAGCCTTCACTTTAGGTTCTGTATTTTTGGCATTATGCCTTAGTTCTGATTGTTTATCAgctaaatgataaaatacaaagGAAACACTATTTATCAAAAAATCCAGACATGCCccggtagcctactggttaagatgcatgTCATATAACTGCAACGTCCGTGGTTTAAATCTCGCTACGGACCTTTGCTTCATATTACCCCTCCTGTCACTCTCTCCCTTCAATTCCTGACATTTCTCCACTGTTCTtataataaaagcataaatTGCCCAccccaaaaaatataaaaaaggaaTATTCTGATATAATGGACAATGAAAACAGTGCTTCTCTGTGACTCTCATTATGGTGcatatttgtgcttttctctgtctcctacttactttttattatcatttcatctgtttttgaATACAGGACTTCCTGCGAAACATTCCGGGCAGCCTGCTGTGTGTGGATCTGTACGACCAGTGGATGGATGTgatggagggggagggaggggaggagaggacaCAAGCTGTCAATAGGTAGGAACGTTCTCTTCAAATCCTGGAACATGTTCATGCTAAAATCCTAATCCTACTGCTCAAATGAAAGTCATAACAGTGTACAAAGTGTAACTCTTTGTCTGTCTATCATAAGCACAGACACAACAAGtcatacagacattcattatACAGACGGGTGAGAGACGAAAGGAAAAATCAGTGTAAATGAAAGGCTTGTGGTTGCTCAACACCTTACTAAagacactttgttgttttttctttaattatatCCTTTTTATGTCTAGAGAGGAGAAAGTCAGAGAGAGCAACAGTCCAGATCCAGAAGCAACAAACTAAATTCCTTCTGCtcaggaaaataaaatataagtaaCATGAAAgcaacaatgaaaatgtttgtggAGCGATTCCTGAgatcagtaaaaaaatataacaacatatgtataataaatatgacaacacacacacgctatgAGAACCAGAGACCAAAGACCAagactgtgtgtattttaagaCTGTCCGTCTCCTACCATCCGTCCTTCATCCTGTTCTCACTTCCATCTTCTTCTCCATCACTCTCAGGCTGCTCCGCCTCCTGCCCAACGACAACCTGCTTCTGCTGCGACATGTGATCGCCGTGCTGCACTGTATCCAAGGCAACGCCCACGACAACCAGATGAATGCATTCAACCTGTCCGTCTGCATCGCTCCGAGCATGCTTTGGGCCCCGGCGCCCAGCACCCCTGAGATGGAGGGGGAGGGCACCAAAAAGGTGAGAAggaactctcacacacacaatagttttttttgaaaaattgaGCAAATTGTTAAATCTTGGATCTGGTAGATGATCTATACATCTGAGGAACTgctacaggtgtgtgtgtgtgtgtgtgtgtgtgtgtgttagggcgGCTTGTTGAGACAGTGTGCGCCATACTCTGAGGAATTTAACATTTCAGTGGAATTATAGAAGCAAagtgtttctgcatgtgtgtgtatgtgttactgCGATGTATGAAGCACATGTGatcagacagatagacagaggAGGGTTTGACAGACAGCTAAGAAACTGGGATTTTACGCACACAACTaccctcatacacacacatggacatgctgacacatacacatacagccTGGAAGCCATTTGTCAGCAGACTGAAGGTTCCCCTGTGGATGCGAGTGCCGACCTCAGAGCAGGAACTGACCCACTAACACACAGCTGTAACACACAGACTAacccagtctctctctctcacacacacacacatacacacacacacacacgctcagtCACGTTCACATGTTATCACTGACAATCACTCATGAGCTAAAATCACAACATTCTTACACTCGGCTGAGCTTGAAATCCCCAAGCTTAGAGCAAGActtgacaggaaagaagaaggcTTTACAGCCACATGCTGACTTAGACACAAGCACACaggaaaatatataatattacagtatgtaCGAAGTTCACCATCCATCACCCTTAAAGCGTAGGATCATCCAAATTACAACAACAGAAAATCTATCTTACCTCTGGTGTCATATAGCAGCACAAATAGTGAAGTTGGGACACTGACGTTTATTGCAATGATAATTTATTTTGGCAGTGTATTTCATCCTCCACAAATCTGCTTGAGTCAGACAAATCTAAATTTGGTAGAAAGTAGTCCCTATGAAAAcctttctgacatgttttttcttaatttgggtgaaccatTCCTTTAATACGCATTGTGTACTGATTCACCTGAACTAAGGTATCCTGATGGAACGACTGTAACAGACACCTGGATCCTCGGACCTTGAGGTGGCTACTAGCATTAGTAGTGATTGATTTTTGACTCGTTAAAGCCCTTACATCCCttaattgttgtttgtttttttttaaatccaaagtCAACTCAGCAGTGAGGCAACTCTGCTCCATCTTTCCTTCCTATCTTGGCCAGCCAAACTAACCTGAAATGACTTAATTCCCCAGCTGTAGCTGCAGCCAGAGCCCAGGAATCTCCCCTCATCCATCAGATCCCATCATGAAATCACATAGACATAAagcatacaaatatttttgatttgtggtcagtttggaaagttacagttGTTGAGTTACACACATTCTCTGTGGGTGGCTTGTTTACTTATCTTtctagtgtatgtgtgtgtatccttgaggtggttgaggttcattgagaaaacaTGCAAAGAATTTCCTACAAAATCCTTAGGccaagtgtgtgttttagtggaAAGTTGTGTAGCTGAAACacccccttctttctctcttcacacacttacacatgcaTAACTTAATGCTCGCTGAGATACACACAGACCCACACAAGCACCCACAaatccatgcacacacacacttgtcagCACAAATAACCTCAACACCCACAAATACCTAAATATCTCTTTCACAAATACTCCCCTGATAACACTTTCCCTCTCGCAcactgcttgtttgtgtgtgcggcCTGAGCACAGGCGGCCTTTTTCTGGGAAAAAACTtttctgggaaaaaaataacaaagtgaGATTTCGACATTTCCCTCCTTGCGGTCGGAGCCAGGGGCCAATTTAAACTAGCTTGGGCCCCTGGCCGAGTCATGGCTGGTTTCCAGCCTTGTCTGGAGACACGTGAACGCTCAGCTTTAGCCAATTCAGTTCAGTTGCTGTGTCCCTCCCTCCTTCATACAGcatataatttaaatgtttttggctAAATGCAGCTGTTAAGGAGCTTCTGAGGTAAATATAGCTTTTAGATagtttgtgtgttatttaagatggagacagagagagaaatcatTTGAGCTTGGCTCTTGGAATGTGtagctttttattttgctttgcgACAGTGACTTTATCAGATTGGTGGAACAATGTcaggaaaacaacagaaaagtgACTCACAAGCAgcttgaaaactttttttttgcagactCTGGGATGTATGTGTTGACAGATGACCTCAGAAATACTCACAAATTACCCACTACCACACAGCTGTGACAGCTctgaacgcacacacacacacccacgcacatATGCAGATAGTGTATGTACTCCATGTGTCCTGCAGTGGTAAAGTATTGTATACTGTGGCAAAAAAATACTCTCAACCTGCATTCATTCTACATTTATATTGCAGGTAGATATTTTGTGACTGATATACAGCACTTGACTGATTTCTGTCCTGTTTTTTGATGGTTGAGAGAGAGTTGAACATAACATCCTATTGAGTTAAAGAAGAAGGTGTAGGCCTGAAATGGGtgttgatggatggatgggtgaaAGACTCCTGAAATGCTCACAGGCTCATCCTAACAGTGCTCAGTGTCACGTAGCAGCCCTCTCTGAGAGACAGCGAGGAATGCTGAATGAGTGATTGACGAGAGGCAGGAGGACTAAATGGATGAGACAGGTTGGAAAGTAAGAAGACATTGAATCAACACAAGGAAGTAGAAAGGAAAACataagagagaggaggaggggaacaAACGAAAGTGGTGAAAAGGAGACACAGAAAGGAAGAGGTAAAAATGCATCCATCAAGAGAAAGAGCTGTTACACACCCATTTCACTGAGATGTGCAATCGTTCCTTAATTATTTGGACCAGACAACTCAATAAATTGTTGATCCATATATGGATTTGAGAAAAAAGAATAtgttttccaactttcttcGTGTTTGTTGCATTAGCTGCTGTTTTCCGTCTAAACTGGAATTAAAAATAGACTACCAGGTAGAAACCAGGAAGGAATTAACATTTTTGGTCATTAGAGCACTCTGACTTGCTTAGCTAAAAGTCCTGTTTTCACAGGAAGTCATTTAGTCCTGTCATATATGGCTAAAGACTGATTTTCTCAGTAATTATAGATTTGGAGTCGCATTTGTTCAAAGACTTAAAACAACCGTTACGTTTTCCTCATAAACGACCTCTTGCAGTTATATGAATTTTTGAGTGAGAATAACGTCTGTGAGACACAAAGGTGGAAGtagcttattattattaaagcgCAACAAAACCTCTCAGGAAGGGGATTGGCTTGTTGGATATACAAAGCCTCTGACTTTGACACCGGAGGCCACTGTTCATATCTCAACActatctttccctaaccttagcCAACTCATTTTAGTTTCCTATAAACCAATCCAAACCTAAACCACAGCAGTGCAGATAAGAACCTGTCAATGTGATTATTTTTCGTAACAGTcattataatgttttttaagAACCAGTGAAACTATGTTTTCCTGCCAGATACTTGCTTTGGAtgacaaaaacactgatatggctcatttttaaagcaatgaCAAACAAACTATTTGTCATTTAGGTTAGAGAAATGTTTGTTGGGTTAAAGTTGCCATATTAGAACCCCAGTAAACATGGTTTTGGGGGTCAAAAGACATAAAGGCATACGTTTCAGGTATTTTAATGACTATACTTCAAAATGTTGTTTGGACTTCACATAATACTCAAGTGTTGAAAATACCATTATAAGTCACCTAGACATAGAAGCATTGCTACTTACTGTTATTTGCACCATTGACTAATTAATTTGGTGATTGTTGTTCAGGAATGAGACAGTGGTCTCATTGTGCATTGATTGCAGACAGATATGACATTTAGTagcaaaaatgtacagtataaaggTAAAGTTATTTTAGCTgtaatcagaaacaggtttctTCTCTAGAAGATAATTGGATAGTTTCAACATACTGAAATACTTGGTATATGAACACGGATAGTTAAACGTTAAATGTGAGATGTACGCAGTTGCAGTGTAAGGAATTTACCTGCAGACTTTAGTGGTGTCAGCCATGTTGGAGGCAATGAGAGAGGGTcatttaagtttgttttaaatatcttttCACAAACAGATGTGACATTGGTGCTTTCATATTTGGTTGTTGTGTAAGTCAGTGCCGGTCATAGAAAGCCATGCAGAGAATTACCCATAATCCAAGTAAAGTGTGTCCTCAGGGCTTTCATACAGCAGTCATTAGCACGTGTGCTGTCTGAAGAGAAGTAGTGTACATGTAGAGGAgataaaactaagaggaaaaTGTTGCATTTGCTCTCTGGTAACAACTTTTAGGGATTAACTGCACCGGATTGCTAGAATGAAACTATTGTGGAAGTCATTAAGTTATATAACTGTGAAAATTCCTCTATCATCTTCCATCATCTGCCAGGTGAAAACAGAGCAAATGGACCATCTGTGATGGTTTTAGTAAACTGCAAAATGTTCTGTATTTTAATCCAAATTTTTGTGCATTATtaggcctttttttttgcttagaACAAGCgtaaaaaaactacagtgcacTGAGGTCATTTCAACCTGCGTCTGATACAAGTAAATAGTCAACTTGTTTTTTGTAGAAAGGACTGTCAGTAAGAGGACAGAATAAGACAATGATGATAGATGATCTCATCTCCTTGTCAGATTCTTTGATTCGTTTTAAGAAAATAAGGCCTAATAACAGGCAATAATGACTTAACAAGCTAAACAACCAGGCTGCTGTGGTTGTGCACTGTTTAACCAGACAgactcttcttctgtgcaaagAGTCATATAATGCCTAGCATATGGCCACCATACAAACATATGAACAGACAACATCTGgcctaacaaacaaacaaggagGTCCCAAAGTCTGTTTGTGCCGCTGTGTTTCCATAGTGTCACAGAGGTAGAgcaacagcagaaaaaacaatAGGCAGATTTCCACAGTTGAGGAGTTTCTGAGTGGCCTTGTTGTTAGCAGACTATTTGTGTCATAGGACGTCATATGTATTTAGTAAATTTGGTCTGTTTAGTTTCAGGCCAACAGGCGTTGGTTTTAGCCAAGTAATGTGATTTGAGGGCTGATAATTCCCATAAAGCCCAAATACAGTCACCATGTTTCAAAATGTGAACTGGTCACAGTGTCGACCCTGACAGTAGACAGTTCCTATTGGAAGCCATTTGTAGCTGTGATTTGTGGTATTTGTTCTTTATGATGATGAATATTGTAACATAGAAAACATAAAAGGTTTGCTTTCAGAAAAGTCACTGTCAAAAACTTCTGCACACTAGATTGGTCTGTCATTGTGGAAGCATTTGAGCATAATAATCAAAGCCAATACATGATGTCACATATTATTATCAGGACATTATGCAGGACTGGGGAGAAGGAGTTTGATGTTTTCTTGGTCGGTTTGGAATGCAAATACTCATGTAGGAGTTGGAAGGTCGACATCAGTGCAAACAAACGAACACAAACTTTTCTCAGAGTGATAATATGTGgcgcacacaaaaaaacaacaactttggaCAGCTTTTGAACTGATATCACAAAGTTATTTAGGTCATGATTTCACAAAAATGAAGCAGGCAGTAGCTGCAGTATGAGCAATATACagtagttttattttcagtgttttagcaTGGCATCATATATACATctaataataaatgtttgtgttcaggAGGCAGTTTATTCCCAGTGTTTGTATGTTCCACAAGTTTACTTTACGTGTTGTGCAGATGTAGAAACTTGGAAACTGCTTTTTTGCTGAATTTCTGCTGAACTTTGGCTGCTTCCTTGAGGAATTGCCTCAACAAATGCAGCTCTGCATAAACAGTTACAGAACTACACCTTCATCCAACTgtataacaatgaaaattaattgtcAGCAGCAGGAGCAAAGTAAAGATATGTGAAAAGTGAATGTGTACATGCTGTAACCAGCTGATGTTTCTCCCCGCAGGTGTGTGAGCTGGTCCGCTTCCTCATAGAGAACTGCAGCAGTGTCCTGGGAGAAGACGTCACCTCCCTGTTCAGAGCCTTCAGCcagaagagcagcagcagtgaccaCGGATCTGGTAAGAACTGCCAGtcagcagaggagaagaaattaaagaggagagcagaggagaggagaagagaagagaggagaggagaggagaggagaggagagacaaaatCAGTCTGAGTAGGAATCATACTGTATAAATAGCAAATAAATGGAAGATGGATGGAGTTTGATGGAATCGATTTTAGGATGGAGGCCAAGTCTGCTGGCAGGCCTCCTACCCAGAGTTTCCAGTTCTGTTCTCTGAAATGACATACTGGCAAACAATGGACACACTGGCACGGTGTCCATTGTTTTTTCTAATACCTTGTGTCCAAAATCCTCTGCTTTCcacaaaaagcaacaacatAGAAACATATCAACCAGTATTTCCATCATGATAAATACTGTAACttgatattttaatgaaattattttgattttggcaGTTTGGTCTTTCAAAATCTTTAAATGTCATGAGATTGAATTGTCAGAGCCGCAACTGAAAGAGCAATGTTTTTCAATGCACTTCATTATAATAACCCTTAATAACCCCTACCCAGGGTAAATATAATAACCCTTAATCAAGGGTTTGTAGGAATACTAAATGCAGCTATAGTGCAACGCTTGACATGCTGACATCTGTTATGCAAACATGAGCACACAGAATATCTTTCTGTGACcctcaaattcaaatttttttccattttagtcagttaaaaaaataatcttactTGTCATTGAaccatgttgaaaatgttgaagCCTAATAagtaaaggaggaggagaaatgaaTCAAAACTGGGACAAATATGGATGATTTGACAGAGTTTAATGAAAGTAAGGTCGAGGGGAAAATCTTAACtaaagtgcgtgtgtgtgcggcTCAACAAGAGCTCCTTGACTTGTtttctgaaagtgtttgttaACTGACAATGCTTTAATGTGTTACACCTCCAAAAAAATTGCAACAAGGCTGGTTGAGACAGACTGGCTCAGTGTGCGTGCAATTGAATGACCGAGACTCTTTCAGGCCCGTTGATTGGGGTCAGCAGGTTGACCTGCAGTAATTTCAGTGATTTCCAGGGTCACAGGTGCTGATTAACAGAGCATTGAATCTCCTCATTCATAAATGCTGCTAACTTTCCTCCTCACGCTATAAATAACTAGCAGAGGCCAAGGAGCACACAGCAGGACGACGCTTTGTCGTCTGTTCTCCTCGTCTCCAGCAGTGAACTGTGGCGTTCTTCATTCAGCTCAGGGGTCAAGATTTTTTAGctctcacttttttttagttttgtggATGAAGTTTCTaccaggaggaggagagcaacaGAATGTGGGAGACGTAGTTATagcttttattgcattttgGTGTAGGTtgttgtgtaaataaaaaaagtttggtTGTCTTCAACTTGGACTGCAAATTTTGGTGGCTAGTAGGTGGAAAGACACAAAATTGCAGGATAATTGCATGAAAGCGGATGTCTGCTAAAACTGTATAATTTTAGGGCGACTTTATCATTACAGGAAagtctttgtgtattttgtttgctaaattattgtgtttttctgtgtatttttggaTTAAATTCTCTTGATCTTGATTTGAAGATTCCACAATGTTTAGTCAGAGTCTCATAATAAtattcttcctctcctctctttttatTGCTTCGTCTCCCTCCTCATCTATCACCCgctctttctttccctttctctttctttttcctgccAGATGTGTCATCTTTCCAGATGAATGACTCGTCCTATGACAGTCTGGAGAATGAGCTGAATGATGACCCTGAGTCACCCTACCAGGAGCAGCTGCCTCTACGTGACAAGCCGGACAGCTGTAGCCGCGACTCTGTCATCACCCTCAGTGACTGCGATCCCGATCCTGAGCCAGAGACTGatctcctgctgcagctccctcCGCTGGCGAGACCCCGGAGGTTCAGCCCTGCGGTACGACAGCCACGCACCCGCCAGGCCAACGGCCTGTCGCAGGGTCccaggaggctgaggaggagttCGGAGCCTGCTTTGGCACTGGCAAGCACGCCGCCCTCGGGCACAGTGACAGTTCATGCTGATAAGCACTGCCTACCAATAAGGAAGGCAAGCTACGATGCCGCCATTGAaggtgagggggaggaggatgaggacgaggtgtttctgcagcagagacTGAGTGGGCTGCAGCTaaaggaggagggggatggATGTGAGAAGGCAGTAGCCAAAGTCCAGAATGGTGGACGGAGGAAAATGAAGCATGCCCCTCCGCCTCCACTGCGACTGGATGCCAGCTGTTCCAGTCTGTCGTCCCCAGCAACCTCTCCCACAGGCTCCTCCCTCAGTTCTCTAGACTCCGCCTTCTCGCAGTACTCTACTGATTACGCCACCAATGGGATGAATGCATTGGGTGAGCcagctcctctctcccctctctttccTGGACGGCCTCAACTGTCTCCAAGGGGCTCTCCTCCTCAGAGGGAAACCCCACCTCATTGGCCACAGCCCAGCCAGCCTCCCCGGACCAGCCAAGCCCCCTCCAACCACCCTAACACGTGGCTCAAGAAGGACCGACGCCTGTCACTAAGGCAATCTAATAACGGACACACGGAAGAGGATTTGGCAGTGGTAAATGGGAAAACCCACTCAACCAGTAATGGCTCCTCTGTTGGCACCCAGGAGGCCCTGGTGACAAACCGAAACTGCCAGCGGAGATCCAGCAGCCCTCCGTCCTACCAGCAggctctgctgcagctgcagcgcAGCCGCTCCCCTTTCTACAGGGGGACAGAGAAACCTCTGACGGTCAGAGAGCTCAGGCTGCTCCATGACCAGACCTGCACCCACAGACCCCCTAACAACTCCAAGCCACACACAGGCGAGGTCACACAGAGGCTGGCTgaaagtgagtgtgtgcagCCCCCGCAGGGTGTTTTTTATGGACAAAGCGCCACCACTCTGGTCCTCCAAAGGCAGAAGTCCCACTCTTTAACTCCAGCCATGGAGGGACACAAAGGGAGGAGGACCCTTCCCCGGCGAGCATCTGAACCTGCCAAGGTTGAACTTGCCGCTGCCTCTAACCTCTCCACCAGCCTCACCCTGGACAGACCTCGCGCTTCTAAGGGCCAGGCCCAAGATGGAGGTCTGAGAGTGTCAGACGTGGAGCCCaaactctctccctcttccGCCGAGCAACGCTTCTGCCTGTCTCCCTCCGCCACCCGGGCTGTAAGGGACTACTTCTCCTCACAGGGTCAGGCGGATGCAGATGCCTGCCTGCGGAGGAGTCAAGAGGTGGCACTAGCTATCGTACAGGGGAAGAGGGAGTGGCAGAGCCGGCGGTGCAGCGACCCGCGAGTGGACGACTTTGACCAGCTGTTTTTTGCAGAAGAGTCATACGTGTAAATGAGATCTGTGTACAGACAAACTAAGTGTGAGAGACTGGTTTTTATTTGATATGTTCGCTTGTATGCAGCTGTCTTATTATTGATGTTGTAATATTCATCCGTATACACATTCTTCCTCTTGGCAGCAGTAGTCAGTAGTCAAAAAGGTGTTGCAGTTTACTGTTAACGGTACATCCAAGGTGTTAGATTTTCAAAGGTACAGATGCACATCCTGCTTCAGTGTTTCACCTCCTTGTGGCTGTAatcttttaaatgtatgttttgatttcttttctaCCATGAAATTATGACATCTGGCAAAAAGTAGATTAAAAAGTTTGAAGTTATGGGTCATGATTCAAAGCAatttacaaaatatgttttaaagcaCTTTCTAGTATTTGAAGGTTGCTTTTGTAGCACTGCAGCTGGAATcctcaaaacattatttattgagCTGTGATGCCCGATTCAATGAATTCATGAAAGAGAAGATGTGAAGAAACAGTTTGTTTAATTGGACATCTGGATCCCTCAACAATCATTAAAGCTGCTGTCAAAATGGGTCACAGCTCTTGTGCCAAAATC
This genomic interval carries:
- the LOC121907404 gene encoding rho GTPase-activating protein 20-like; translation: METMSPQQGTMGQNRSDSLTGESKALPDNKKKMKTLAQRRQSAPSLVISKALTRSKSTSRESCLSPVSPESCPLVQAFLAECPGRMFLGHAQTQLKTGLQTQERHLFLFTDTLLVTKAKSPTHFKVKAQVRVCEMWMASCMEEVCEGSTNPERSFVMGWPTSNCVATFSSEEHKEKWLALIKSRINEGKENDDPKTIPVKIFAKDIGNCAYAKTLAVSNNDSTTDVIRMALLQFGISGCVKDYRLWVSSSKDDPPYPLIGHEFPFSIKMSHIRDSGSSGGGLGGGAGRDPTSPTDCPGVLLLDQCLPPDTQCQFILKPSKVAPGQASLLEPGQQKSFKRKRSLINWPFWKGSNTQLDGLPLSPTALSPAQGRLFGRPLSSVCSPDHGLPKPVMDMLVFLYLEGPYTRGVFRRSAGAKTCRELRDRLDGGTEDPEITHQSVFVIAAVLKDFLRNIPGSLLCVDLYDQWMDVMEGEGGEERTQAVNRLLRLLPNDNLLLLRHVIAVLHCIQGNAHDNQMNAFNLSVCIAPSMLWAPAPSTPEMEGEGTKKVCELVRFLIENCSSVLGEDVTSLFRAFSQKSSSSDHGSDVSSFQMNDSSYDSLENELNDDPESPYQEQLPLRDKPDSCSRDSVITLSDCDPDPEPETDLLLQLPPLARPRRFSPAVRQPRTRQANGLSQGPRRLRRSSEPALALASTPPSGTVTVHADKHCLPIRKASYDAAIEGEGEEDEDEVFLQQRLSGLQLKEEGDGCEKAVAKVQNGGRRKMKHAPPPPLRLDASCSSLSSPATSPTGSSLSSLDSAFSQYSTDYATNGMNALGEPAPLSPLFPGRPQLSPRGSPPQRETPPHWPQPSQPPRTSQAPSNHPNTWLKKDRRLSLRQSNNGHTEEDLAVVNGKTHSTSNGSSVGTQEALVTNRNCQRRSSSPPSYQQALLQLQRSRSPFYRGTEKPLTVRELRLLHDQTCTHRPPNNSKPHTGEVTQRLAESECVQPPQGVFYGQSATTLVLQRQKSHSLTPAMEGHKGRRTLPRRASEPAKVELAAASNLSTSLTLDRPRASKGQAQDGGLRVSDVEPKLSPSSAEQRFCLSPSATRAVRDYFSSQGQADADACLRRSQEVALAIVQGKREWQSRRCSDPRVDDFDQLFFAEESYV